In the genome of Sphingomonas sp. LR60, the window CAGTCGCGATGATTGCAGCACGAGCGGCTGTTCTGTGCCAAGTCCCGGCGCGTCGTTCATCGTCAGGATCTGGATCACCGATTGCCTATCCAGGGATCGCTGTCGTAGTTTGCACGCGCGTGCCGAGGGATGGAACCATGAGCCAGATGATCGGAGTAGGGCTGATCGGCTATGGCCTCGGTGGGCGGGCCTTTCATGCGCCTTACGTCGAAGCGTCGCCTGAAATGACGCTCCGTGGCATCGTCTCTCGTGATCCCGCGAAGGTTCATGCCGACCTTCCGCATGCCCGGGTCGTCGCGGATGTAACCGCGCTTCTTGCCGACGCCGAGATCGACCTGGTTGTCGTGTCCAGCCCCGATGAACTTCATGCGGAACACGCGCTCGCTGCGCTCGAGGCGGACAAGCACGTCCTGATCGACAAGCCGTTCGCGACGTCCGTTGCGGATGCTCGCAGGCTGGTAGAGGCCAGCGAGCGATCCGAACGCTTGCTGACCGTGTTCCACAATCGGCGATGGGATGCCGACTTCCGTACGCTTCGGGCGCTGCTCGCCGACGGCCGCCTGGGTGAGGTGGCCACGATGGAAAGCCGCTTCGATCGCTGGCGTCCCGAACCTGCCAGCACCTGGAAAGAGGCACGTCCGGGTGGGTCGTGGATCGACCTGGGTCCGCATCTCGTCGATCAGGCGCTGGTGCTCTTCGGGCGGCCGCTCGCGATCAGCGCCGATATCGCCACGCTGCGTCAGGGCGCGCAGGGCCCTGACTATTTTCAGGCAACGTTGCGATACGCAGACAAAAGGGTGACACTTCACTCCAGTAAGTTGGTCGCGGCGCATGACCTTCGCTTCGCCGTACACGGCACCGGCGGCAGCTGGATCAAGCACGGCATCGACCCGCAGGAGGCAGCAACGGTCGCAGGCCGCAGACCGGAAGGCGACGGCTGGGGCCACGATCCGCTGGATGGAATGCTGACCCCGGGGGATGTCGGCACCGCCCCCATCCGCATCCCCAACCTGAATGGCGACTATCGCCTGTTCTGGTCTGCACTTGCGGCTGCGATCCGTGGAGAAGCGCCTAACCCGGTGTCGCCCCACGAAGCGATCGCCGTGATGGAAGTCTTGGACGCGGGCGCGCGAAGTGCGGCAACCCGCTTCGAGGTTGTGCTCTAGAAGGCCCGCCGACTTCCGCCGTTCAATCAGGTGGAGGAAAGGCCGACCGCCCCCGCTTAAGCATCCTAGCTTTGAATGAAATCGAGAAACGCGCGTAACGGCGGTGGCACGAGGCGGCGGCCAGAATAGTATAGGAACGGGCCCGTGAAGGACTGCGACCAGTCCGGCAGC includes:
- a CDS encoding oxidoreductase — protein: MSQMIGVGLIGYGLGGRAFHAPYVEASPEMTLRGIVSRDPAKVHADLPHARVVADVTALLADAEIDLVVVSSPDELHAEHALAALEADKHVLIDKPFATSVADARRLVEASERSERLLTVFHNRRWDADFRTLRALLADGRLGEVATMESRFDRWRPEPASTWKEARPGGSWIDLGPHLVDQALVLFGRPLAISADIATLRQGAQGPDYFQATLRYADKRVTLHSSKLVAAHDLRFAVHGTGGSWIKHGIDPQEAATVAGRRPEGDGWGHDPLDGMLTPGDVGTAPIRIPNLNGDYRLFWSALAAAIRGEAPNPVSPHEAIAVMEVLDAGARSAATRFEVVL